In Helicobacter pylori, a single genomic region encodes these proteins:
- a CDS encoding acyl-CoA thioesterase: protein MPQIQSSHSSHFDFTIDTADRTKLLMSYLVVPTTANFNNVMHGGELLNLLDKVAYVCSTRYCAKGTVTLSVDGVTFKYPIPVGNLLTFLASINYVGNTSCEVGIKVLSEDIKTREITHTNSCYFTMVAVENGKPTPMPKYEPKTEVEIRRYEGALKRKEMRTRGYLKSGKHDGV, encoded by the coding sequence ATGCCTCAAATACAATCATCGCATTCTAGCCATTTTGATTTTACTATAGACACAGCGGATCGCACTAAATTATTGATGAGCTATTTAGTCGTGCCTACAACCGCTAATTTCAACAATGTCATGCATGGGGGGGAATTATTGAATTTATTGGATAAAGTGGCTTATGTGTGCTCGACTCGTTATTGCGCTAAAGGAACGGTCACTTTAAGCGTGGATGGGGTTACTTTTAAATACCCCATTCCTGTAGGGAATTTGCTCACTTTTTTAGCCAGCATCAATTACGTAGGGAACACTTCATGCGAAGTGGGCATTAAGGTTTTGAGCGAAGACATTAAAACTCGTGAAATCACGCACACGAATTCATGCTATTTCACCATGGTGGCTGTGGAAAATGGCAAACCCACCCCCATGCCTAAATACGAGCCTAAAACAGAGGTTGAAATCCGCCGTTATGAAGGGGCTTTGAAGCGCAAGGAAATGCGCACACGAGGGTATTTAAAAAGTGGCAAACACGATGGTGTTTAA
- a CDS encoding iron chelating ABC transporter permease has product MLKTYHIALACVILAVVVLLFGGESLSLEEWQEVCLNVKNHFLHNEELSSLSVIILEIRLPRVILALLVGASLSGSGVVMQTIFRNPLVDPFLLGISSGAMLGVAMAIAVVESNIAILAFFGAILASLAVLAMNRVLGNSVLSLVLSGVVLSAFLSALAGAIKFFVIPQKAQAIVVWLLGSLSLSSYKDCLIAFIGLSLGFIPLFLLRWRINLLSLSDAQSLSLGINPVLLRSLCLVCVSVASALAVSVSGTIGWIGLVIPHVARLFFGANLQKLLLSSLLMGAFFLLLADVVAKTITPYDLPVGIATSVLGAPFFLWLLFRTRGV; this is encoded by the coding sequence ATGCTTAAAACCTATCATATCGCCTTAGCTTGCGTGATTTTAGCGGTGGTGGTGCTGTTGTTTGGAGGGGAGTCTTTGAGTTTGGAAGAATGGCAAGAAGTGTGCCTTAACGTGAAAAACCACTTTTTGCACAATGAAGAACTGAGCTCTTTAAGTGTTATTATTTTAGAAATACGATTACCACGAGTGATCTTAGCGCTCCTGGTGGGGGCGAGTTTGTCCGGGAGTGGGGTGGTGATGCAAACGATTTTTAGAAACCCCTTAGTTGATCCCTTTTTATTAGGGATTTCTAGCGGGGCGATGCTAGGCGTGGCGATGGCGATAGCGGTAGTGGAGTCTAATATTGCGATTTTAGCGTTTTTTGGGGCGATTTTAGCCAGCCTTGCTGTCTTAGCAATGAATAGGGTTTTAGGCAATTCCGTCCTTTCATTGGTGCTTTCAGGGGTGGTGTTGAGCGCGTTTTTAAGCGCACTTGCCGGAGCGATCAAATTCTTTGTGATCCCCCAAAAAGCGCAAGCGATTGTCGTGTGGCTTTTAGGGAGCTTGTCTTTGAGCAGTTACAAGGATTGTTTGATCGCTTTCATAGGGCTATCTTTAGGCTTTATCCCGCTCTTTTTGTTAAGGTGGCGTATTAATTTATTGAGCTTGAGCGATGCGCAAAGTTTGAGCTTGGGGATTAACCCAGTGTTATTGCGATCGCTTTGTCTGGTGTGTGTGAGCGTGGCGAGCGCTTTAGCGGTGAGCGTGTCCGGCACGATTGGCTGGATTGGGTTGGTCATTCCGCATGTGGCTAGGTTGTTTTTTGGGGCGAATTTGCAAAAATTGCTTTTAAGCTCTTTGTTAATGGGGGCGTTTTTCTTGCTTTTAGCGGATGTGGTGGCTAAAACCATTACCCCCTATGATTTACCGGTAGGCATTGCGACAAGCGTTTTAGGAGCGCCTTTTTTCTTGTGGCTTTTGTTCAGGACTAGGGGGGTGTGA
- a CDS encoding iron chelating transport ATP-binding protein, giving the protein MVLEVKNLSFKYSQKLILDKLSFSVPKNSITSILAPNGSGKTTLLKCLLGLLKPLEETEIKACNKDILPLKPYEKAKLIAYIPQVEYYAFNFSVLDFVLMGKATHLNLFAMPKAKHIKEATSVLERLDLESLKDQGINDLSGGQRQMVLLARSLLQRTPLLLLDEPTSALDLKNQALFFDAIKDEMKKRELSVLVNIHDPNLVARHSTHVVMLKDKKLFLQASTPIAMTSHNLSALYDTPLEAIWHDNKLVVYAL; this is encoded by the coding sequence ATGGTCTTAGAAGTTAAAAACCTGTCCTTTAAATATTCTCAAAAACTCATTTTAGACAAGTTGAGTTTTAGCGTGCCAAAAAACAGCATCACCAGCATTTTAGCGCCTAATGGATCCGGTAAAACCACGCTTTTAAAATGCCTTTTAGGGCTTTTGAAGCCTTTAGAAGAAACCGAAATTAAAGCGTGTAACAAGGATATTTTACCCTTAAAGCCTTATGAAAAAGCCAAATTGATTGCTTATATCCCCCAAGTGGAATATTATGCGTTTAATTTCAGCGTGCTAGATTTTGTCTTAATGGGGAAAGCGACGCATTTGAATCTATTCGCTATGCCTAAAGCTAAGCACATTAAAGAAGCCACTAGCGTTTTAGAGCGCTTGGATTTAGAGTCTTTAAAAGATCAAGGCATTAACGATTTGTCCGGGGGTCAGAGGCAAATGGTGCTTTTAGCCAGAAGTTTGTTGCAAAGAACGCCCTTATTGTTATTAGATGAGCCTACGAGCGCGTTAGATTTAAAAAACCAAGCCCTTTTTTTTGATGCGATTAAAGATGAGATGAAAAAACGAGAATTGAGCGTTTTAGTCAATATCCATGATCCCAATTTGGTTGCCAGGCACTCCACGCATGTGGTCATGCTCAAAGATAAAAAACTTTTTTTGCAAGCTTCCACACCAATCGCTATGACTTCACACAATTTAAGCGCGCTCTATGACACGCCCCTAGAAGCGATCTGGCATGACAATAAGCTTGTCGTGTATGCGTTGTAG
- a CDS encoding SDR family oxidoreductase — translation MGVGEKKESQKVAIITGASSGIGLECALMLLNQGYKVYALSRHATLCVALNHALCESVDVDVSDSNALKEVFSNINAKEDHCDVLINSAGYGVFGSVEDTPIEEVKKQFNVNFFALCEVVQLCLPLLKNKPYSKIFNLSSIAGRMSMLFLGHYSASKHALEAYSDALRLELKPFNVQVCLIEPGPVKSNWKKTAFSVENFESEDSLYALEVNAAKTFYASVYEKALSAKAVAQKIVFLSMSQKIKARYLIGLKTQLLLALYQILPSSWYDSLFRLIVLKRKRDA, via the coding sequence ATGGGCGTTGGAGAGAAAAAAGAAAGCCAAAAGGTGGCAATTATCACTGGGGCGAGTTCTGGGATTGGGTTGGAGTGCGCGTTAATGCTGTTAAATCAAGGGTATAAAGTCTATGCGCTCTCTAGGCATGCGACTTTGTGCGTGGCGTTAAACCATGCGTTATGCGAGAGCGTTGATGTTGATGTGAGCGATTCTAACGCTTTAAAGGAAGTGTTTTCAAACATCAACGCTAAAGAAGATCATTGCGATGTTTTGATCAATTCCGCCGGTTATGGGGTGTTTGGGAGCGTGGAAGACACGCCCATTGAAGAGGTTAAAAAGCAATTTAACGTGAATTTTTTCGCCCTTTGTGAAGTGGTGCAGCTTTGTTTGCCCTTATTAAAAAACAAGCCCTATTCTAAGATTTTTAACCTTTCTTCCATAGCGGGGCGTATGAGCATGCTCTTTTTAGGCCATTACAGCGCGAGTAAGCATGCCTTAGAGGCTTATAGCGATGCCTTGCGTTTAGAGCTTAAACCCTTTAACGTTCAAGTGTGTTTGATTGAGCCAGGCCCAGTGAAAAGCAACTGGAAAAAAACCGCTTTTTCAGTTGAGAATTTTGAGAGCGAAGATAGCCTTTATGCGTTAGAAGTGAATGCGGCTAAAACTTTTTATGCGAGCGTGTATGAAAAAGCCCTAAGCGCTAAAGCCGTGGCGCAAAAAATCGTTTTTCTTAGTATGAGTCAAAAAATCAAGGCCCGTTATTTGATCGGCTTAAAAACCCAATTATTGCTAGCGTTGTATCAAATCCTCCCGAGTAGCTGGTATGATTCTTTGTTCAGATTAATCGTTCTTAAAAGGAAGCGTGATGCTTAA